Proteins co-encoded in one Arachis hypogaea cultivar Tifrunner chromosome 13, arahy.Tifrunner.gnm2.J5K5, whole genome shotgun sequence genomic window:
- the LOC112733369 gene encoding putative lipid-transfer protein DIR1 → MDGSWVALRLMVVAAVLMTANITKGSSGINVCNMSEDGLMACKPSVTQPNPTDPTTECCNAVSNADLQCLCSYKNSVELPFLGIDPDLAISLPAKCNLQTPVGC, encoded by the coding sequence ATGGATGGCAGTTGGGTCGCACTGCGATTAATGGTGGTGGCGGCAGTACTGATGACCGCAAATATTACGAAAGGTTCAAGTGGTATTAATGTATGTAATATGAGTGAGGATGGGTTGATGGCTTGCAAGCCATCGGTGACTCAGCCAAACCCAACTGATCCAACAACAGAATGCTGCAACGCTGTTAGTAATGCAGATTTGCAATGCCTTTGCTCTTACAAGAACTCAGTAGAGCTGCCCTTTCTTGGGATTGATCCAGATCTTGCTATTTCACTTCCCGCCAAGTGCAATCTCCAAACTCCTGTTGGTTGCTAA
- the LOC112733371 gene encoding protein FAR1-RELATED SEQUENCE 5-like — protein MCWQVDAVRMLESCWIVDEVIMASSSKFWKDACMWNEPLADFWMEGNGGVSNAQDTMFDTRVEEDAELSDWEGRGASMLPGFLGLDGLRAEDVLEMEFSSPQEAGGFYNNYSRLKGFASRRGKTVRNTAGEIVRYTFVCNRQRFREKKWLEKVDRKREHKVVTRCGCMAEMRIKRKDGSGRWYVSRFVEEHNHKLAYGKLVDYFRSHRKISEVEVAQLTSMKEIRISIPKIYESFAAQLGGFNLVTFTKQDMYNEIRKQRGLQGGDEDYGIFGDVLAFDATYGRNKYNLPVVVFSGVNHHNQTCVFGTAMVSCESQESYIWVLRQFLECMQGKAPQSVITDGDPAMRIAIQSVFPDAHHRLYA, from the exons ATGTG TTGGCAAGTGGATGCTGTGAGGATGTTGGAATCATGTTGGATAGTAGATGAG GTAATAATGGCATCAAGTAGCAAGTTTTGGAAGGATGCGTGTATGTGGAATGAGCCTCTTGCGGATTTCTGGATGGAGGGCAATGGTGGTGTGTCGAATGCACAG GACACAATGTTTGATACGAGAGTGGAGGAAGATGCTGAGTTATCCGATTGGGAAGGAAGGGGGGCTTCAATGTTGCCCGGAtttttgggtttggatgggttgCGAGCAGAAGATGTTCTTGAAATGGAGTTCTCTTCACCTCAGGAGGCAGGCGGCTTCTATAACAATTACAGCCGACTAAAGGGCTTTGCATCACGGCGAGGCAAGACGGTTAGAAACACTGCCGGAGAGATCGTGCGGTATACTTTTGTTTGTAATAGGCAAAGATTTCGAGAGAAGAAATGGTTGGAAAAGGTTGATCGCAAAAGGGAGCATAAGGTCGTTACCCGATGCGGATGCATGGCGGAGATGAGGATAAAGAGGAAAGACGGTAGTGGGAGGTGGTATGTTTCGCGTTTTGTCGAGGAGCATAACCACAAACTTGCGTATGGAAAGCTTGTTGATTATTTTCGGTCACACAGGAAGATATCTGAGGTAGAAGTTGCTCAGCTAACAAGCATGAAGGAGATTAGGATTAGCATACCTAAGATTTATGAGTCTTTCGCAGCACAACTGGGGGGTTTTAATCTGGTAACATTCACAAAGCAAGATATGTATAATGAGATACGGAAACAGAGAGGTCTGCAAGGCGGAGAT GAAGATTATGGGATTTTCGGCGATGTGCTAGCATTCGACGCTACGTATGGCCGCAACAAGTACAACCTACCCGTTGTAGTCTTTTCCGGAGTAAACCACCACAACCAGACATGCGTATTTGGAACAGCAATGGTCTCATGCGAATCGCAGGAGTCATATATTTGGGTTCTTCGCCAGTTTCTGGAATGCATGCAAGGTAAGGCACCGCAATCGGTCATCACGGATGGCGACCCGGCCATGCGGATAGCAATCCAGTCTGTATTTCCTGATGCACATCATCGGTTGTATGCCTGA